In the Geobacter sp. FeAm09 genome, one interval contains:
- the yajC gene encoding preprotein translocase subunit YajC, with product MVGLAFAMAGPPGGAAGQAGGGMAAFQQAIPLILMFGIFYFLLIRPQQKKAKEHRTLLDSLKKGDLVITAGGVHGKVSSVDDTIVTLEVAPGVNIKITKSYVATIKKD from the coding sequence ATGGTAGGATTAGCGTTTGCGATGGCAGGTCCCCCGGGAGGAGCAGCGGGGCAGGCAGGTGGTGGAATGGCCGCTTTTCAGCAGGCAATTCCCTTGATTTTGATGTTCGGTATTTTCTACTTCCTGCTGATCCGCCCGCAACAGAAGAAGGCGAAGGAACACAGAACCCTGCTGGATTCCCTCAAAAAAGGCGATCTCGTCATCACTGCCGGCGGGGTGCACGGCAAGGTTTCCTCCGTTGACGACACCATCGTGACCCTGGAAGTTGCGCCCGGCGTCAACATCAAGATCACCAAGAGTTACGTCGCGACCATCAAGAAGGACTAG
- a CDS encoding cation diffusion facilitator family transporter, with amino-acid sequence MQRNERFDQAERVIRIGFWVNALLMVFKLAAGYWGRSDAVFADGIESACDFVALFSTMVALKLGRKPFDEQHPYGHGRAESLAALLVSLVIVATGAWIMVGSVHAVIDRDFKSPGLIAVAAAFVTIVIKEWLYRFSQRTGTRLESPALLAVAKDHRKDAITSISTLAGVGGAYFGWGIMDPLAAGLTSIFILHIGFQAFRESAHDLMDGAAPPDFVGEVTRLAESVPRVEHVHGIRARRSGQYMIIDLKLDMDPAMTVKESHDVATRVKELIFQGFSNVGDVMIHINPHDEEHEDLIRL; translated from the coding sequence ATGCAGCGCAACGAACGTTTTGATCAGGCGGAGAGAGTCATCCGCATCGGCTTCTGGGTCAATGCACTGCTGATGGTCTTCAAGCTGGCCGCCGGCTACTGGGGGCGTTCCGACGCCGTGTTTGCCGACGGCATCGAGAGCGCCTGCGATTTCGTCGCCCTGTTCTCCACCATGGTGGCGCTCAAGCTGGGCCGCAAGCCGTTCGACGAACAGCACCCCTACGGCCACGGCCGGGCCGAAAGCCTGGCGGCCCTTCTGGTCTCCCTGGTCATCGTGGCGACCGGCGCCTGGATCATGGTCGGATCGGTCCATGCGGTCATCGACCGCGACTTCAAATCACCCGGCCTCATCGCCGTTGCGGCGGCTTTCGTCACCATCGTCATCAAGGAGTGGCTCTACCGCTTCTCGCAAAGGACCGGAACGCGCCTGGAGAGCCCGGCGCTTCTGGCGGTCGCCAAGGATCACCGCAAGGACGCCATCACCTCGATCTCGACCCTGGCCGGCGTGGGGGGGGCCTATTTCGGCTGGGGCATCATGGACCCCCTGGCGGCGGGACTCACCTCGATCTTTATCCTGCACATCGGTTTCCAGGCCTTTCGGGAATCGGCCCACGACCTGATGGACGGCGCCGCCCCGCCGGATTTCGTCGGCGAGGTTACCCGCCTGGCGGAGAGCGTGCCGCGGGTGGAGCATGTCCACGGCATCCGCGCCCGCCGTTCCGGCCAGTACATGATCATCGACCTCAAGCTGGATATGGACCCGGCCATGACGGTCAAGGAATCCCACGATGTGGCCACCCGGGTGAAGGAACTGATCTTCCAGGGGTTTTCCAATGTGGGCGACGTCATGATCCACATCAATCCGCACGACGAGGAGCATGAGGACCTGATCAGGCTGTGA
- the secF gene encoding protein translocase subunit SecF has product MELLGKTTIDFIGKRNISFVISSIIAILGIVGIIQIARGAANMGIDFSGGTSMQLKFAKPMAMADARTALHKHGIARVDLQEIKEGNKLLIKIDKNAGAAVGKSADAVKASFTSEFADNPFVVESTTEIGPSIGDKLRKDTLVAVAISLLGIILYIAWRFDFKFGIGATVATIHDCLAMFAVFYLFNKEINLLFITAVLTIAGYSLTDTVVVFDRIRENLHKNLKGAMQTIFNNSINEVLSRTIVTSLTVFLAAASLFLFGGEVIHDFSLALLIGVLVGTYSSIFVASPIVVLLENRALARQGEKA; this is encoded by the coding sequence ATGGAACTTCTGGGCAAGACCACCATAGACTTTATCGGAAAACGCAATATTTCGTTCGTCATATCGTCGATCATCGCCATTCTGGGCATCGTTGGCATTATTCAGATCGCCCGCGGGGCGGCCAACATGGGGATCGACTTCTCCGGCGGCACCTCCATGCAACTCAAGTTCGCCAAGCCGATGGCCATGGCGGATGCGCGCACGGCGCTGCACAAGCACGGCATCGCCCGGGTCGATCTGCAGGAGATCAAGGAAGGCAACAAACTGCTGATCAAGATCGACAAGAACGCGGGGGCCGCGGTCGGCAAGTCGGCCGACGCGGTCAAGGCCTCCTTCACCAGCGAGTTTGCCGACAACCCCTTTGTCGTGGAGAGCACCACCGAGATCGGTCCCTCCATCGGCGACAAACTGCGCAAGGATACCCTGGTGGCGGTGGCCATTTCGCTTCTGGGCATCATCCTCTACATCGCCTGGCGTTTTGACTTCAAGTTCGGCATCGGCGCCACCGTGGCGACCATCCACGACTGCCTGGCCATGTTCGCGGTCTTTTACCTGTTCAACAAGGAAATCAACCTGCTGTTCATCACCGCGGTGCTGACCATTGCCGGCTATTCCCTGACCGACACGGTGGTCGTGTTCGACCGTATCCGCGAAAACCTGCACAAGAACCTCAAGGGGGCGATGCAGACCATCTTCAACAACAGCATCAACGAGGTGCTTTCCCGGACCATCGTTACCTCTCTGACCGTGTTCCTTGCCGCGGCATCGCTGTTTCTGTTCGGCGGCGAAGTGATCCACGACTTTTCGCTTGCCCTCCTGATCGGCGTGCTGGTCGGCACCTATTCATCGATCTTCGTTGCCAGCCCCATTGTGGTTCTGCTTGAAAACCGCGCCCTGGCAAGACAGGGCGAGAAAGCTTGA
- the recJ gene encoding single-stranded-DNA-specific exonuclease RecJ → MKRVDERTAERLAQDLALHRLMATVLVARGIETANEAAPFLAPSLSDMLDPQLLRGVAGAVERLLAARRNRETICIYGDYDVDGISGTALLVSFLRQTGFSCRYFIPNRFDDGYGLNREAIQGIIDLGANLIVSVDCGITAVEEALFCREQGIELIVVDHHLPGETLPAAVAVVNPMQPGCPYPFKSLAGVGVAFNLLVALRTALRDEGAFTGGREPDLREWLDLVALGTIADVVPLTGQNRIFAFHGLRQLSAATKPGVQALKQVAGVTGGVSCGQVGFRLAPRLNAAGRMESAVPGVDLLLSGDPAECQGIAEDLDAANAERQATERRILDEAIEMVEKAGAYPDCRSIVLASPNWHQGVVGIVASRLVERYHRPTILISLDEDGSAKGSGRSIPGFHLLDAVRACSGSLERFGGHRYAAGVGLRADAFGAFAAAFEAEAARLLTADDLVAHLEVDAEAQPVDITPELARELKRLEPFGAGNPEPVLLMRGLRVMEHRVVGDGHLRLRLAGKGRHFSAIAFRLAPRELPDMVDIAFFPEMNEWNGNSTLQLRVKDLRPAE, encoded by the coding sequence TTGAAACGAGTTGATGAACGGACAGCCGAACGCCTGGCCCAGGACCTTGCCTTGCACCGGCTTATGGCAACCGTTCTTGTTGCCCGGGGGATTGAAACCGCTAACGAGGCCGCTCCGTTCCTGGCCCCGTCCCTGTCGGATATGCTCGATCCCCAGCTTTTGCGTGGGGTGGCGGGGGCGGTCGAACGCCTGCTGGCTGCGCGCCGTAACCGGGAGACCATCTGCATCTACGGCGATTACGACGTGGACGGCATCAGCGGCACCGCACTCCTGGTGTCCTTTCTGCGGCAGACCGGTTTTTCCTGCCGCTATTTCATCCCGAACCGTTTCGATGACGGCTACGGGTTGAACCGGGAGGCCATTCAGGGGATCATTGACCTGGGCGCCAATCTGATCGTGTCGGTGGACTGCGGCATAACGGCGGTTGAAGAGGCGTTGTTCTGCCGCGAGCAGGGGATCGAACTCATCGTCGTCGATCACCACCTGCCCGGGGAGACGCTCCCGGCTGCCGTCGCCGTGGTAAACCCGATGCAGCCCGGCTGCCCCTATCCCTTCAAGTCCCTGGCCGGGGTCGGGGTGGCCTTCAACCTGCTGGTAGCCCTGCGCACGGCCCTGCGTGACGAGGGGGCTTTCACGGGGGGTAGGGAGCCTGACCTGCGGGAATGGCTCGACCTGGTGGCCCTGGGCACCATCGCCGATGTGGTCCCCCTTACCGGGCAGAACCGCATATTCGCCTTTCATGGCCTGCGGCAGCTCTCCGCGGCGACAAAACCGGGCGTACAAGCCCTCAAACAGGTCGCCGGGGTGACGGGTGGGGTGAGCTGCGGCCAGGTCGGCTTCCGTCTCGCTCCCCGCCTGAATGCCGCCGGCCGCATGGAAAGCGCCGTCCCGGGCGTCGATCTCCTGTTGAGCGGCGATCCGGCGGAATGTCAGGGTATAGCCGAGGACCTGGATGCCGCCAACGCCGAGCGCCAGGCCACAGAACGGCGCATCCTGGATGAGGCGATCGAGATGGTGGAGAAGGCCGGCGCGTACCCCGATTGCCGGAGCATCGTCCTGGCCTCCCCGAACTGGCACCAGGGGGTGGTGGGGATTGTCGCCTCGCGCCTGGTGGAGCGGTACCACCGGCCGACGATCCTGATCAGCCTTGACGAAGACGGCAGCGCTAAGGGGTCGGGCCGCAGCATCCCCGGTTTTCACCTGCTGGATGCCGTCAGGGCCTGCTCCGGCAGCCTGGAACGTTTCGGCGGCCACCGGTACGCCGCCGGCGTGGGCCTGCGGGCGGACGCGTTCGGCGCGTTCGCCGCCGCTTTCGAGGCCGAAGCGGCCCGGCTCCTGACTGCCGACGATCTCGTGGCGCATCTGGAGGTGGATGCCGAGGCGCAACCGGTCGATATTACGCCGGAACTGGCCCGGGAACTGAAACGGCTCGAACCGTTCGGCGCCGGCAACCCCGAGCCGGTGCTGCTCATGCGCGGGCTGAGGGTCATGGAACACCGCGTGGTGGGGGACGGCCATCTGCGGCTGCGGTTGGCCGGGAAAGGGCGCCACTTCAGCGCCATCGCCTTCCGTCTTGCGCCGCGGGAACTCCCTGATATGGTTGATATAGCGTTTTTTCCGGAGATGAACGAATGGAACGGCAACTCCACCCTGCAGTTGCGGGTGAAGGACCTGCGTCCCGCGGAGTGA
- a CDS encoding tetratricopeptide repeat protein — protein sequence MKNENIIIAVVALIAGLLGGYLVFSISSSHKQQQAMPAIPAGSGSPTDYARRIAEAEKIVAQDPKNVTVWISLGNDYFDTDQAQKAIGAYSKALELDPNNTSVLTDQGVMYRRVGWYDKALANFEKALALDPKHLQSLYNMGIVYAVDMKQPEKGLPYWKRYIEVDPTSATGIQIKGMIEQYSKGTPPAMK from the coding sequence TTGAAAAACGAAAATATAATCATAGCTGTTGTAGCGTTGATAGCCGGTCTCTTGGGCGGTTATCTCGTGTTCAGTATCAGCTCCAGCCATAAACAGCAGCAGGCCATGCCGGCGATCCCGGCCGGTTCCGGCAGTCCGACCGACTATGCCCGCCGTATTGCCGAAGCGGAGAAGATCGTTGCCCAGGACCCGAAAAACGTCACGGTCTGGATCTCCCTCGGCAACGACTACTTCGACACCGATCAGGCCCAGAAAGCCATCGGCGCCTATTCCAAGGCCCTGGAACTGGACCCGAACAACACCAGCGTCCTGACCGACCAGGGGGTCATGTACCGCAGGGTGGGGTGGTACGACAAGGCGCTCGCCAACTTTGAAAAGGCCCTGGCGCTCGACCCCAAGCATCTCCAGAGCCTGTACAACATGGGCATCGTCTATGCCGTCGATATGAAACAGCCGGAAAAGGGGCTGCCGTACTGGAAGAGATACATCGAAGTGGACCCGACCAGCGCCACCGGCATTCAAATCAAGGGCATGATCGAGCAGTACAGCAAGGGAACACCGCCGGCCATGAAATAG
- a CDS encoding SpoIID/LytB domain-containing protein, translated as MQLIKIRIFLVGFLIVTAFVASAGRRSHAALPADTIRVAIVKNAQGVTVDGDGLLAVRENGAAVAVRAPASVKAGRGEVLVDGVACRRLVFSAASAVSINGKPYRGIAEISFGDKGLVVVNELPLEDYLVGLINCEISSAWPIEAIKAQAVIARTYAVNRRESRRNALYHLESSVIDQVYNGCEIEDSRARRGVSETAGEVLTYNGAVIQAFYHSNCGGKTEAAENVWGASIPYLKGVDCQYCLLSPSSSWDQKLSLRELEDRLRAAGFRAAGLTDIRGGARNSRGRLKNVIALAQRGEVAIPGDQFRKAVGYGVIKSTNFTVRVANGDAVFSGLGNGHGVGLCQWGAKQRALEGFSYAEILSYYYPGTELKKLSDIR; from the coding sequence TTGCAACTGATAAAGATACGCATATTCCTGGTCGGGTTTTTGATTGTCACGGCCTTTGTTGCTTCAGCGGGGCGCAGGAGCCATGCCGCGCTTCCGGCCGATACGATCAGGGTCGCAATCGTCAAGAATGCCCAAGGGGTCACCGTGGACGGCGACGGCCTCCTGGCGGTGCGGGAAAACGGCGCTGCCGTTGCTGTGCGGGCTCCGGCGAGCGTCAAGGCGGGCCGTGGCGAGGTGCTGGTGGACGGCGTCGCCTGCCGCCGCCTGGTCTTCTCGGCGGCTTCGGCAGTCTCCATCAACGGGAAACCGTACCGGGGGATAGCCGAGATAAGCTTCGGCGACAAGGGGCTGGTGGTTGTCAACGAGTTGCCCCTCGAAGACTACCTCGTGGGCTTGATCAATTGCGAGATATCCTCCGCCTGGCCGATCGAGGCGATCAAGGCCCAGGCGGTGATCGCCAGGACCTACGCGGTCAACCGGCGGGAGAGCCGGCGCAATGCCTTGTACCATCTTGAGTCGTCGGTTATCGACCAGGTGTATAACGGCTGCGAGATCGAGGACAGCCGTGCGCGGCGCGGGGTCTCCGAAACGGCCGGTGAGGTGCTGACGTACAACGGCGCCGTCATTCAGGCCTTCTATCATTCCAACTGCGGCGGCAAAACCGAGGCGGCGGAGAATGTGTGGGGGGCGAGCATCCCCTATCTCAAGGGGGTCGATTGCCAATACTGCCTCCTGTCGCCGTCCAGCTCCTGGGACCAGAAGCTGTCCCTGAGAGAGTTGGAAGACAGGCTCAGGGCCGCCGGTTTCAGGGCGGCAGGCTTGACAGACATCCGGGGCGGTGCCCGTAACAGCCGGGGGCGGCTGAAAAACGTCATCGCCCTGGCCCAGCGGGGCGAAGTGGCCATACCGGGCGACCAGTTCCGCAAGGCGGTCGGCTACGGGGTCATCAAGAGCACCAATTTCACCGTCAGGGTTGCCAACGGGGATGCGGTGTTTTCCGGCCTCGGCAACGGACACGGCGTGGGGCTCTGCCAGTGGGGCGCCAAACAGCGGGCCCTGGAAGGTTTCTCGTACGCCGAGATCCTTTCGTACTATTATCCCGGCACAGAACTGAAAAAGCTCTCTGACATTCGCTGA
- the tgt gene encoding tRNA guanosine(34) transglycosylase Tgt, which translates to MSGTFSVIHRDASCGARLGSLKTPHGEIATPIFMPVGTNATVKAMTPEDLWAVHAQIILSNTYHLYLRPGHRLVETLGGLHRFMNWSGPILTDSGGFQVFSLGELRKISEEGVKFQSHLDGSYHVLTPELSIKIQEALGADIIMCFDECPAATADYDYVSRSLEMTTRWAKRCKEAHQREGQQLFGIIQGGMHHDLRARSLEEICAIGFDGYALGGLSVGEEKEQMYGVMECCAPLMPKAAPRYIMGIGAPEDLVEAVWHGFDMFDCVMPTRNARNGMLFTSQGRINIKAKAYEEDGGPLDPACGCHVCRTYSRAYLRHLYRAGEILASQLNTYHNLYYYLDLMRRMREAIRENRFTEFRRDFYGSQTNSHVQKKEES; encoded by the coding sequence GTGTCCGGCACTTTTTCCGTTATTCACCGCGACGCCTCGTGTGGGGCGCGCCTCGGTTCTTTGAAAACACCCCATGGCGAGATTGCGACCCCGATCTTCATGCCGGTGGGCACCAACGCCACCGTCAAGGCCATGACCCCCGAGGATCTGTGGGCGGTCCACGCCCAGATCATCCTCTCCAACACCTACCACCTGTACCTGCGCCCCGGCCACCGGCTGGTGGAAACGCTGGGCGGTCTGCACCGGTTCATGAACTGGTCGGGGCCGATCCTCACCGACAGCGGCGGCTTCCAGGTCTTCAGCCTGGGCGAACTGCGCAAGATCAGCGAGGAGGGGGTCAAATTCCAGTCGCACCTGGACGGCTCCTATCATGTGCTGACCCCGGAGCTTTCCATCAAGATCCAGGAGGCACTGGGGGCGGACATCATCATGTGCTTCGACGAGTGCCCCGCGGCCACGGCCGATTACGACTATGTCAGCCGTTCCCTGGAGATGACGACCCGCTGGGCGAAACGCTGCAAGGAGGCCCACCAGCGGGAAGGGCAGCAGTTGTTCGGCATTATCCAGGGGGGGATGCATCACGACCTGCGCGCCCGCAGCCTGGAAGAAATCTGCGCCATCGGTTTCGACGGCTACGCCCTGGGCGGGCTTTCGGTAGGAGAGGAAAAGGAGCAGATGTATGGGGTGATGGAGTGTTGCGCCCCGCTCATGCCAAAGGCCGCGCCCCGGTACATCATGGGGATCGGCGCGCCGGAGGATTTGGTGGAGGCGGTCTGGCACGGCTTCGATATGTTCGATTGCGTCATGCCGACCCGCAATGCCAGAAACGGCATGCTCTTCACCAGCCAGGGGCGGATCAATATCAAGGCCAAGGCGTACGAGGAGGACGGGGGACCCCTTGACCCGGCATGCGGCTGCCATGTGTGCCGTACCTATTCCCGTGCCTATCTGCGGCACCTCTACCGGGCCGGGGAAATTTTGGCTTCCCAGTTGAATACCTACCACAATCTGTATTATTATCTTGACCTGATGCGCCGGATGCGCGAGGCGATTCGGGAGAACCGTTTCACTGAGTTCCGTCGGGACTTTTACGGTAGCCAAACGAATAGTCACGTTCAAAAAAAGGAGGAGAGTTAG
- the secD gene encoding protein translocase subunit SecD gives MPKGIGWRIGLIGIFVLLSFLYLTPTLVSKLPSWWSVLPKDKIHLGLDLQGGTHLVLEVDTQKAVEGTLDIVATDLEDTLTGKNLHFKRISRTGSDKVTVVLYEKGTADAVQKLLKDKYPTYELSPPHDEGGFVALSLRVNEKDAQDRKDKAVQQALETIRNRIDQFGVSEPIIQREGINHIVVQLPGIKDPQRAIELIGRTARLEFKMVREDVSPSAVTIPDDAEVMKEKTADAATGAVSEVPYVLQKKSLITGDLLTDAQVRIDSQFNQPYVAIEFNSLGAKLFDQVTAANVGKRFAIVLDNNIYSAPVIRERISGGSAQISGNFTEKTASDLAIVLRAGALPAPVKIIQNVTVGPSLGQDSINKGLMAGLIGVVLVVVFMAIYYKLSGMVANMGMVLNVIYLMGALAAMGATLTLPGIAAIVLLIGMSVDSNVLIFERIREELKLGKSPKAALDAGYDKAFLTIMDSHITTLITAAVLFQFGTGPVKGFAVSLSLGVIINLFTSLIGTKVTFDLFLHKGTAKKLSI, from the coding sequence ATGCCGAAAGGAATTGGCTGGCGTATTGGCCTTATAGGCATTTTCGTCCTGCTGTCGTTTCTCTACCTGACCCCGACCCTGGTGTCCAAGCTGCCCTCCTGGTGGAGCGTGCTTCCCAAGGACAAGATCCATCTGGGCCTTGACCTGCAAGGCGGTACGCATCTGGTGCTCGAAGTGGATACCCAGAAGGCGGTCGAGGGGACTCTGGACATCGTGGCCACCGACCTGGAGGACACGCTGACCGGCAAGAACCTCCATTTCAAACGAATCAGCCGGACCGGCTCCGACAAGGTAACGGTGGTTCTGTATGAAAAGGGTACGGCCGATGCGGTGCAGAAGCTTCTCAAGGACAAGTACCCCACCTATGAGCTGAGCCCTCCCCACGACGAAGGCGGCTTTGTCGCCCTGAGCCTGCGGGTGAACGAAAAAGACGCCCAGGATCGCAAGGACAAGGCGGTTCAGCAGGCCCTGGAGACCATCAGGAACAGGATAGACCAGTTCGGCGTCTCCGAGCCGATCATCCAGCGCGAGGGCATCAACCATATCGTCGTGCAGCTCCCCGGCATCAAGGACCCCCAGCGCGCCATCGAGCTGATCGGGCGTACGGCGCGGCTTGAGTTCAAGATGGTTCGCGAGGACGTTTCTCCCTCCGCCGTCACGATTCCCGACGATGCGGAAGTCATGAAGGAAAAAACCGCGGATGCGGCCACCGGCGCCGTCAGCGAAGTGCCGTACGTGCTGCAGAAAAAATCGCTCATCACCGGCGACCTGCTGACCGATGCCCAGGTGCGCATCGATTCCCAGTTCAACCAGCCCTACGTCGCCATCGAGTTCAACTCCCTGGGGGCCAAGCTGTTTGACCAGGTGACCGCCGCCAATGTGGGCAAGCGCTTTGCCATCGTGCTGGACAACAACATCTATTCCGCCCCGGTCATCCGGGAGCGCATCTCCGGCGGTAGCGCCCAGATATCGGGCAACTTCACGGAAAAGACCGCCTCCGACCTGGCCATCGTGCTCCGCGCCGGGGCGCTCCCCGCGCCGGTCAAGATCATCCAGAACGTGACCGTCGGCCCCTCCCTGGGGCAGGATTCCATCAACAAAGGGCTGATGGCCGGCCTCATCGGGGTTGTCCTGGTCGTCGTCTTCATGGCGATCTACTACAAGTTGTCCGGCATGGTGGCCAACATGGGCATGGTGCTGAACGTGATCTACCTGATGGGAGCGCTGGCGGCCATGGGGGCAACCCTGACCCTGCCGGGCATCGCCGCCATCGTCCTTCTGATCGGTATGTCGGTTGACTCCAACGTTCTGATATTCGAGCGCATCCGTGAAGAGCTCAAATTGGGCAAGAGTCCCAAGGCGGCCCTGGATGCCGGCTATGACAAGGCCTTCCTGACCATCATGGACTCCCACATCACCACCCTGATCACGGCGGCGGTGCTGTTCCAGTTCGGTACCGGTCCGGTCAAAGGGTTTGCCGTTTCCCTCAGCCTGGGTGTCATCATCAACCTGTTTACCTCGCTGATCGGCACCAAGGTGACCTTCGACCTGTTCCTGCACAAGGGCACGGCCAAGAAATTGAGCATATAG
- the queA gene encoding tRNA preQ1(34) S-adenosylmethionine ribosyltransferase-isomerase QueA: protein MLVKDFNYHLPQELIARYPAPERDASRLMLLDRTAKTIGEDVFAHLGSHLCPGDLLVMNDTRVIPARLFGTKVTGGGVELFLVKRLSPGGDEWECLLRGSKRFKEGQPILLAAGMTARVVVRQGPESWRVAFTGAEPFDTWLEREGHIPLPPYLQRDDDQQDRERYQTVIASAPGAVAAPTAGLHFTRELLAALAAQGVGSARLTLHTGLGTFKPVRVEQVEEHRIHREWYAIPAETAAAIRSTKERGGRVVAVGTTSARALEFAAGDDGSIRAGAGEADIFIYPGYRFRVVDGLITNFHLPESTLLMLVAAFAGRDFVLDAYREAVTRGFRFYSYGDAMLLI, encoded by the coding sequence ATGCTCGTCAAGGATTTCAATTACCATCTGCCCCAGGAACTGATCGCCCGCTATCCGGCTCCCGAGCGTGACGCGTCGCGCCTGATGCTCCTGGACCGCACCGCGAAAACCATCGGCGAGGATGTCTTCGCCCACCTGGGGAGCCATCTTTGCCCCGGCGACCTGCTGGTGATGAACGACACGCGGGTTATTCCGGCCCGGCTGTTCGGCACCAAGGTAACCGGCGGGGGGGTGGAGCTGTTCCTGGTGAAGCGGTTATCCCCCGGAGGAGACGAGTGGGAATGTCTCCTGCGCGGTTCGAAACGCTTCAAGGAGGGACAACCGATTCTGCTTGCCGCCGGAATGACGGCGCGGGTGGTCGTCCGCCAGGGGCCGGAGTCGTGGCGGGTGGCGTTCACGGGCGCCGAACCTTTCGATACGTGGCTTGAGCGGGAGGGGCACATCCCGCTCCCCCCCTATCTCCAGCGCGATGACGATCAACAGGACCGGGAACGGTACCAGACGGTCATCGCCTCCGCCCCCGGAGCCGTGGCCGCACCCACGGCCGGCCTCCATTTCACCCGTGAGCTTTTGGCTGCATTGGCGGCCCAAGGGGTGGGCAGCGCCCGTTTGACCCTGCATACCGGTCTCGGGACCTTCAAGCCGGTGCGGGTGGAACAGGTGGAGGAGCACCGCATCCACCGCGAATGGTACGCCATTCCCGCCGAAACCGCCGCTGCCATCCGTTCCACGAAGGAACGCGGGGGAAGGGTGGTGGCGGTCGGCACCACCAGCGCCCGGGCGCTGGAATTCGCCGCTGGTGACGACGGCAGCATCCGGGCCGGCGCCGGCGAGGCCGACATCTTCATCTACCCGGGCTACCGCTTCCGGGTGGTGGACGGCCTGATAACCAATTTTCACCTCCCGGAATCGACGCTGCTCATGCTGGTGGCCGCCTTTGCCGGCAGGGACTTCGTTCTCGACGCCTACCGGGAGGCCGTTACCCGCGGTTTCAGGTTTTACAGCTACGGCGATGCAATGTTACTGATTTGA